CACTGTGGCCCAGGGGCTTTCCTTGGCGGCCGCCGCCGAGCTCCATGGTCAGCTGTTCATGGTCAGCCAGTCCCGGCGGTACAACAAGCACTTGTTTTCCGCCAAACACCTATCGTCAACTTTGGGTGCCGTTGGCATTGTGTCCGCTGAGTTCTTCAAGGCCCCGCACTTCGGCGGTTTCCGGGACGCCATGGACCACCCACTCCTGCTGGACATGGCCATCCACCAGTTCGATATGGCCCGTTTCCTGCTGGACGCCGACCCCGTCTCAGTGTTCTGCGAGGAGTACAACCCTTCGTGGAGCTGGTACCGCGGAGACGCAGGGTCCACGGCCATCTTCGAGATGACCGGCGGCGAGCGCTTTGTGTTCACGGGCAGCTGGTGCAGCCCTGGACAGGAAACATCATGGAATGCGTCGTGGCGGATCAGTGGCGAGCACGGAACTGTCCTTTGGGACGGCGACAACGAACCAGTATCTTCCGTTCCATCGGATGCCGGGTACTCTGAGGACCCCGGCCAGGAGATTGCCGGCTCCTTGCGGGACTTCGTGTCCGCTGTGCGCACCGGAAGCACGCCCATGGGACGTGTGCACCAGAACATCATGAGCCTGGCCATGGTGGAGGCGGCCATCCTCAGCGCTTCCACCGGTGCACGTGTTTCAGTCGATTCGTTACTGGAAGACTCGTACCAACAAGCAATCCTGGCTGAGCGCGATCCCGCCGTGTTGGAGGTACTCAAGTCCTGGACCTCGGTGAGGAGTGCCCTGGCCGGCGAAAGCGTTGCGCTGTGACGGGTGCTCCGGCGTGACTTGGTTGCGATCTCGCCGAGGGGTTAGCTCTCGGGCTTATCGGGTGTTCTTACACCCGAGATCTCACCCCTCGGCGAACGGGTTAGCGCTTTGCCAGCTGGGCGGGCTTGATTGTGGAGAGTAGGGCTGCGGCGTAGGCCTGATGGCCGGCCGGATTCGGGTGGAAGTTGGCGTCCGGCAGGCGATTGAACGGGGGCACCGGAGCCGGGACCAGCACAATCCACGGTTCAGCTGAGTTGACCGCATGCCCGCGGAATCGCTTGGTCACGTCAACGAACACCGCATTGACCTCACTCGCCTTCACCGCTGCTGCAATGGTCGTGTTGAGAGCAGCGACGGCCCGGTTGACCTCAATCTGGTGCTCCACAGAAACAATGGGCACACCGTTGATGGGATCAAAGAGCAGTGGGTAGCCCATCACCGCGATGGTTGCATTTGGCGCGGCTTCGGCGATGTCCCTATAAAATTCCGCAAGCGTCAACTCCAGGCCCGGCAAGAGGGACATGGCATTATTCACGGCACCTTGGCAGATGATGAGAGTCTGCGTGAGGCAAGCAACCAGAGCATCCCCACTCCCAATGTCATTGGCGCCTGCCGTGATACTGACGAGCTCCGCAGCAGCAAGCTCGTTCCCCAGGCCGCTAATCTGGGCCGAAACCGATGGAATGGGAACCTCGTCGAGAGTAAACAAGAGCGCCCCATGGCACGCCCCGTTCGCCAAAAGGTTCACGCGGCCTGTATCGGCAACCACATCCACGTAGCCTCCCTCGCTTTGCCAACAAATTGCGTCTGCATACAACCCGCCGGCCCCGGTCCCCGCCGTATACGAATCACCGAGCGCAACGTAGTCCACCGGTGGCGGCGGGGCGGCAGTCGCCGGACTTGCCGCAAATCCTAAGGTGAGCGCCAGGACCGCAAGCGCGCCCGCA
This genomic interval from Paenarthrobacter aurescens TC1 contains the following:
- a CDS encoding oxidoreductase family, NAD-binding Rossmann fold domain protein (identified by match to protein family HMM PF01408; match to protein family HMM PF02894), whose amino-acid sequence is MGRAWLRTVESSPLVELAGIVDLDLSAATEAAASLGRPDLPVGAGTAAVASDVGAQAVINVTVPAAHHPVTTEALAAGLPVLGEKPVASTVAQGLSLAAAAELHGQLFMVSQSRRYNKHLFSAKHLSSTLGAVGIVSAEFFKAPHFGGFRDAMDHPLLLDMAIHQFDMARFLLDADPVSVFCEEYNPSWSWYRGDAGSTAIFEMTGGERFVFTGSWCSPGQETSWNASWRISGEHGTVLWDGDNEPVSSVPSDAGYSEDPGQEIAGSLRDFVSAVRTGSTPMGRVHQNIMSLAMVEAAILSASTGARVSVDSLLEDSYQQAILAERDPAVLEVLKSWTSVRSALAGESVAL